A window from Pseudooceanicola algae encodes these proteins:
- a CDS encoding efflux MFS transporter permease, producing the protein MTAEASSPSAAPAAAPAQVTAPEEAPAMSWKRALPYFLASLVLALSQGLGQGFVSSNIQQIAGDLGVTTTQASWLMAAYMIPRASLPMLLIKIRTQFGLRRFAEIGVAIYVLVAFASVWISDLRSAVIIQFLSGAAAASLSTLAFLYMLEPLSRVWKIRGGLPMALALILSGSSLARVVSPALIGDGGLVGIHLTALGLAMLAATLVYLLPLQPLPRAKVIQTTDLVSFSLIAIGFGGLTVAFILGPLHYWTSVPWIGWLLAGSVLALGLAAVIELGRAAPLVDIRWLASPAMLHLTATLLLFRLVLSEQSSGAPRLFSTLGVAPSAMTGLFAVIVLAGLLGGLACVAWVKAERIPLFHLAALLLIAAGAWMDSQSTVQTRPEQMLLSQAMIAFAGMLFLPPAMMIGLGRAMAKGPNYLLSFIVVFLSTQSLGGVVGSGLFSTYVTHRQAAHYQLLKEQIVTTDPLVLNRIAALVTAKAGVITDTSLAKLQAVSDIAAEAVSQSYVQAYNDAFFLIFLVAAAAACLLCLHLLQIMLSKWLSARPDQTSTRVEP; encoded by the coding sequence AACGCGCCCTGCCCTATTTCCTTGCCTCGCTGGTTCTGGCGCTCAGCCAGGGGCTGGGCCAGGGTTTCGTGTCGAGCAATATCCAGCAGATCGCGGGTGACCTTGGCGTGACCACCACTCAGGCAAGCTGGCTGATGGCGGCCTACATGATTCCGCGCGCCTCGTTGCCGATGTTGTTGATCAAGATCCGCACCCAGTTCGGGTTGCGCCGGTTTGCCGAGATCGGCGTGGCGATCTATGTGCTGGTCGCCTTCGCTTCGGTCTGGATCTCGGACCTGCGCTCGGCGGTGATCATCCAGTTTCTATCCGGCGCGGCGGCGGCGTCGCTGTCGACGCTGGCCTTTCTCTACATGCTGGAACCACTGAGCCGCGTCTGGAAGATCCGGGGGGGGCTGCCCATGGCCCTGGCGCTGATCCTGTCGGGGTCTAGCCTTGCGCGGGTGGTCTCGCCGGCCCTGATCGGGGATGGCGGATTGGTGGGCATCCACCTGACCGCACTTGGCCTTGCCATGCTGGCGGCGACGCTGGTCTACCTGCTGCCCTTGCAGCCCTTGCCGCGCGCGAAAGTGATCCAGACCACGGATCTTGTCAGCTTTTCCCTGATCGCGATCGGCTTTGGCGGCCTGACCGTGGCCTTCATCCTTGGCCCGCTGCACTACTGGACCTCGGTACCCTGGATCGGCTGGCTGCTGGCCGGATCGGTGCTGGCCCTTGGGCTGGCGGCGGTGATCGAACTGGGGCGGGCGGCCCCGCTGGTCGATATCCGCTGGCTTGCCTCGCCGGCGATGCTGCATCTGACGGCGACGCTGCTGTTGTTCCGGCTGGTCCTGTCAGAGCAAAGCTCCGGGGCCCCACGCCTGTTCAGCACCCTTGGGGTGGCGCCGTCGGCCATGACCGGCTTGTTCGCGGTGATCGTGCTGGCGGGGCTGCTTGGCGGGCTGGCCTGTGTTGCCTGGGTGAAGGCCGAACGCATCCCGCTCTTTCACCTTGCGGCGCTGCTGCTGATCGCGGCCGGGGCCTGGATGGACAGCCAGTCCACCGTGCAGACCCGCCCCGAACAGATGCTGCTGAGCCAGGCGATGATCGCCTTTGCCGGCATGTTGTTCCTGCCGCCTGCGATGATGATCGGCCTTGGCCGCGCCATGGCCAAGGGGCCGAATTACCTTCTGAGCTTCATCGTCGTCTTCCTGTCGACCCAGAGCCTTGGCGGTGTCGTCGGATCCGGCCTGTTCTCGACCTACGTCACCCACCGGCAGGCCGCGCATTACCAACTGCTGAAGGAACAGATCGTCACCACGGATCCGCTGGTGCTGAACCGGATCGCGGCGCTGGTCACGGCCAAGGCCGGGGTGATCACGGATACCAGCCTCGCCAAGCTTCAGGCGGTCAGCGACATCGCCGCCGAGGCCGTCAGCCAATCCTACGTCCAGGCTTATAACGACGCCTTCTTCCTGATCTTCCTGGTGGCCGCTGCCGCCGCCTGCCTGCTGTGCCTGCACCTGTTGCAGATCATGCTGAGCAAGTGGCTTTCCGCCCGCCCGGACCAGACCTCAACCCGAGTAGAGCCATGA
- a CDS encoding HlyD family secretion protein yields MKPVHILPTAIATLIGVCGVLLMLFAWHLPPFSPAQPRTENAYVRGKVTVLAPQLSGKLSAVPVTDFQEVHEGELIAQIDDRIYRQQLAQAEADLASAEAALRVAEQNVKSSAATGRSAEASVRAAESAEETAAAEWKRIEALQDRGITSASTADQAELSWKQAVAAAEVARAQSEAQNEAIETARVSLASYRAAITKAEAALETARINLENTQILAPVDGRLGQVSARVGQYVSAGTSLVSIVGKDIWVIASFRETGMGGVQIGQPVQIAVDAMGGRVFSGQVESLSPATASEFSLLSSSNATGNFTKIAQRLPVRISINPGQEMAPVLTPGLSVEVQIETGAL; encoded by the coding sequence ATGAAACCTGTCCATATCCTTCCCACTGCAATCGCCACGCTGATCGGTGTCTGCGGCGTTCTGCTGATGCTGTTCGCCTGGCATCTGCCGCCCTTCTCCCCGGCCCAGCCCCGGACCGAAAACGCCTATGTGCGCGGCAAGGTCACGGTGCTGGCGCCGCAACTGTCGGGCAAGCTGAGCGCGGTGCCCGTCACCGATTTCCAAGAGGTTCACGAGGGCGAATTGATCGCGCAGATCGACGACCGCATCTATCGCCAGCAGCTGGCACAGGCCGAAGCCGACCTGGCCTCGGCCGAGGCGGCCCTGCGGGTGGCTGAGCAGAACGTCAAATCCAGTGCAGCGACCGGACGGTCCGCCGAAGCCTCGGTCCGGGCCGCTGAAAGCGCCGAAGAAACCGCAGCAGCGGAATGGAAGCGGATCGAGGCGCTGCAGGACCGCGGCATCACCTCTGCCTCGACGGCGGATCAGGCAGAGCTGTCCTGGAAACAGGCCGTCGCCGCGGCCGAAGTCGCCCGGGCCCAGAGCGAGGCCCAGAACGAGGCGATCGAAACCGCGCGGGTCAGTCTGGCCAGCTACCGCGCCGCGATCACCAAGGCCGAGGCGGCGCTGGAAACCGCGCGGATCAACCTTGAGAACACCCAGATCCTTGCGCCCGTGGATGGCCGGCTGGGGCAGGTGTCGGCGCGGGTCGGGCAATATGTCAGCGCCGGCACATCACTGGTCTCCATCGTCGGGAAAGACATCTGGGTAATCGCGAGTTTCCGCGAGACCGGGATGGGCGGGGTGCAGATCGGGCAGCCTGTGCAGATCGCCGTGGATGCGATGGGGGGCCGTGTATTTTCGGGCCAGGTCGAAAGCCTGTCACCGGCGACGGCCTCGGAGTTCAGTCTGTTGTCGAGCAGCAATGCGACCGGCAACTTCACCAAGATCGCGCAGCGGCTGCCGGTGCGGATCTCGATCAACCCAGGACAGGAAATGGCCCCTGTCCTGACCCCGGGTCTTTCGGTGGAGGTCCAGATCGAGACCGGCGCGCTGTAA
- the prfB gene encoding peptide chain release factor 2 yields the protein MRAEAQNIVAEIEKSLELLRQRMDWETVQHRLEEFNARVEDPNLWDDPAKAQALMRDRQALVDSVAVHDSIQQELSDNVELIEMGEMEDDAEVVAEAEEALKALGAKAAEKELEALLNGEADSNDTFLEINAGAGGTEACDWAAMLQRMYVRWAEKRGYKVELQSEEGGAEAGIKSCAYKISGHNAYGWLKSESGVHRLVRISPFGKGTRETSFASIWVYPVVDDNIDIEVQPNDIRIDTYRSSGAGGQHVNTTDSAVRITHHPTGIVVTSSEKSQHQNRDIAMKALKSRLYQMELDKRNAAINEAHENKGSAGWGNQIRSYVLQPYQMVKDLRTNHETSDTSGVLDGALDGFMAATLALNVSGKSRAEAAAD from the coding sequence ATGCGCGCCGAGGCTCAGAACATCGTTGCCGAGATCGAGAAATCCCTGGAGCTTCTGCGCCAGCGGATGGACTGGGAGACGGTCCAGCACCGGCTGGAAGAGTTCAACGCCCGCGTCGAGGATCCCAACCTCTGGGACGACCCGGCCAAGGCCCAGGCCCTGATGCGTGACCGCCAGGCGCTGGTCGACTCCGTCGCCGTGCACGACAGCATCCAGCAGGAGCTTTCGGACAACGTCGAACTGATCGAGATGGGCGAGATGGAAGACGACGCCGAAGTTGTCGCCGAGGCAGAAGAGGCCCTGAAGGCCCTTGGCGCCAAAGCCGCCGAAAAGGAACTTGAAGCGCTGCTGAACGGCGAGGCCGACAGCAACGACACCTTCCTCGAAATCAACGCCGGCGCCGGCGGCACCGAGGCCTGCGACTGGGCGGCGATGCTGCAGCGGATGTATGTCCGCTGGGCCGAAAAACGTGGCTACAAGGTCGAACTGCAATCCGAGGAAGGCGGCGCCGAAGCGGGCATCAAGTCCTGCGCCTACAAGATCTCGGGGCACAACGCCTATGGCTGGCTGAAATCGGAAAGCGGCGTACACCGGCTGGTGCGGATCTCTCCCTTCGGCAAGGGCACGCGCGAAACCTCCTTTGCCTCGATCTGGGTCTACCCGGTGGTCGACGACAATATCGATATCGAGGTGCAGCCGAACGACATCCGAATCGACACCTACCGGTCGTCGGGGGCAGGGGGCCAGCACGTCAACACCACCGACTCCGCCGTGCGGATCACCCACCATCCCACTGGTATCGTCGTGACCAGTTCGGAAAAATCCCAGCACCAGAACCGCGACATCGCCATGAAGGCGCTGAAATCGCGGCTCTACCAGATGGAACTCGACAAGCGGAACGCGGCCATCAACGAAGCCCATGAAAACAAGGGCTCTGCCGGCTGGGGCAACCAGATCCGCAGCTATGTCCTGCAGCCCTACCAGATGGTCAAGGACCTGCGCACAAACCACGAAACCTCCGATACCTCCGGTGTGCTCGACGGCGCGCTGGACGGCTTCATGGCGGCCACCCTGGCCCTGAACGTCTCGGGAAAAAGCCGCGCCGAAGCCGCCGCCGACTAA
- a CDS encoding penicillin-binding protein 1A, producing MIRFVLAIFGGIFTFLTLALAVIALSIGAIFWIYGQDLPSHDALQSYRPEMISRIYSSEGRIIDEFARERRLYAPADEIPELVKHAFISAEDKNFYTHAGYDVRGIGAAVVEAVRTRGQTLRGASTIPQQVAKNMFLSGDRKIERKVKEVILASRLVDSMSKDKILEIYLNEIFLGQNSYGVAAAAQTYFNKPLDQIDAAEAAILASMPKAPSDYHPVREYDRLLERRNYVLQEMHQNGYLSDDEYNVAFAEPIRSVQGGDFPAFRQTLPPRDYFTDEIRRQLSHDFGEEEFFTGGYAIRATIDPEMQALAATALRHRLEWFDRNLGSWRGTGVTLPAETLDDETAWREALRSAPVPRDITLEHKWVPAVVLGVADQSLTLGIEGVTSDDVRGNSVPRADIQWLRGDFHDNFTKGDVILVREVTGDSDGAFLNWSVRQVPEVEGAFMAMDVNNGRVIAMQGGFSYQHSVFNRATQAQRQPGSSFKPFVYASALDSGYTPATIVVDAPIEIDTPDGVWRPKNSSNKYYGPTPLRTGIEQSRNLMTIRLAREVGMDVVAEYAERFGVYDDMGPYLANALGSEETTLFKMVSAYAMFANGGERVEPTLVDRVQDRNGRTVYRHDDRICADCYDGNLPRGESPIIVSNRQRVMNAITAYQLTSMMQGVVQRGTASGVVNLPVPTAGKTGTTNDARDAWFVGFTSNIVAGCYIGYDNPRPMMGGRGYGGTLCGPAFQEFMTQAVKKFGGGDFDLPPGGHFIKIDRFTGARLPDDASGANVVAEYFRDGEEPIFGVSFDGGFAMGSNLPLYEEAAQAQGQTQVTTSTGETTTIGPRADFGTLSSGGLY from the coding sequence GTGATCAGATTCGTTCTAGCCATCTTCGGCGGTATCTTCACCTTCCTGACCCTCGCGCTGGCGGTCATTGCCCTGTCCATCGGCGCGATCTTCTGGATCTACGGTCAGGACCTGCCCAGCCACGATGCGCTGCAAAGCTATCGCCCCGAGATGATCAGCCGGATCTATTCCTCCGAAGGGCGGATCATCGACGAATTCGCCCGCGAACGCCGGCTCTACGCCCCTGCGGATGAAATCCCGGAACTGGTGAAACACGCCTTCATCTCGGCCGAGGACAAGAATTTCTACACCCACGCCGGCTATGACGTGCGCGGCATCGGCGCGGCCGTGGTCGAGGCGGTCCGGACGCGGGGGCAGACCCTGCGCGGCGCTTCGACGATCCCGCAACAGGTCGCCAAGAACATGTTCCTGTCCGGCGACCGCAAGATCGAGCGCAAGGTGAAGGAAGTCATCCTGGCCTCGCGCCTGGTCGATTCCATGTCCAAGGACAAGATCCTCGAGATTTACCTGAACGAGATCTTCCTTGGGCAAAACTCCTATGGTGTCGCCGCCGCCGCCCAGACTTATTTCAACAAGCCGCTGGATCAGATCGACGCCGCCGAGGCCGCGATCCTGGCTTCGATGCCCAAGGCGCCGTCCGATTACCATCCGGTGCGCGAATACGACCGCTTGCTCGAGCGGCGCAATTACGTCCTGCAGGAAATGCACCAGAACGGTTACTTGAGCGACGACGAATACAACGTTGCCTTTGCCGAGCCGATCCGGTCGGTGCAGGGTGGCGATTTCCCTGCCTTCCGCCAGACCCTGCCGCCGCGCGACTATTTCACCGACGAGATCCGCCGACAGCTGTCGCATGATTTCGGCGAGGAGGAATTCTTTACCGGTGGCTATGCGATCCGGGCGACCATCGACCCCGAAATGCAGGCGCTTGCCGCGACAGCTCTGCGCCACCGCCTGGAATGGTTCGACCGCAACCTCGGCAGCTGGCGTGGTACCGGCGTGACCCTGCCGGCCGAAACCCTCGATGACGAAACCGCCTGGCGCGAGGCCCTGCGAAGCGCGCCCGTGCCGCGCGACATCACCCTTGAACACAAATGGGTGCCGGCGGTCGTGCTTGGCGTCGCGGATCAAAGTCTGACCCTCGGGATCGAAGGCGTGACCAGTGACGACGTCCGCGGCAACAGCGTGCCGCGCGCCGATATCCAGTGGCTGCGGGGCGATTTTCACGACAATTTCACCAAGGGCGACGTGATACTGGTGCGCGAAGTGACCGGCGACAGCGACGGGGCCTTCCTGAACTGGTCGGTCCGCCAGGTACCCGAAGTCGAAGGCGCCTTCATGGCGATGGACGTCAACAACGGCCGCGTGATCGCCATGCAGGGCGGTTTTTCCTACCAGCATTCGGTCTTCAACCGCGCCACGCAGGCACAGCGCCAGCCGGGGTCGTCCTTCAAGCCCTTCGTCTATGCCTCGGCCCTCGACAGCGGCTATACCCCCGCCACCATCGTCGTCGATGCCCCGATCGAGATCGACACACCGGATGGTGTCTGGCGACCCAAGAACTCTTCCAACAAATATTACGGACCGACGCCCCTGCGGACCGGGATCGAACAATCCCGGAACCTGATGACCATCCGCCTGGCGCGTGAGGTCGGCATGGACGTGGTTGCGGAATATGCCGAACGCTTCGGGGTCTATGACGACATGGGGCCCTATCTCGCCAATGCGCTCGGTTCCGAGGAAACGACGTTGTTCAAGATGGTCTCGGCCTATGCGATGTTCGCCAATGGCGGCGAAAGGGTCGAACCGACGCTGGTCGACCGGGTGCAGGATCGCAATGGCCGCACCGTCTATCGCCACGACGACCGGATCTGCGCGGATTGCTACGATGGCAACCTGCCGCGCGGGGAAAGCCCGATCATCGTCAGCAACCGACAACGGGTGATGAACGCCATCACCGCCTATCAGCTGACCTCGATGATGCAGGGTGTGGTGCAGCGCGGGACGGCTTCGGGCGTGGTCAACCTGCCGGTGCCGACCGCCGGCAAGACCGGCACGACCAATGATGCGCGCGACGCCTGGTTCGTCGGCTTCACCTCCAACATCGTGGCGGGGTGCTACATCGGCTACGATAATCCCCGCCCGATGATGGGCGGGCGCGGCTATGGCGGCACGCTCTGCGGGCCGGCCTTTCAGGAATTCATGACACAGGCCGTCAAGAAATTCGGCGGCGGTGATTTCGATCTGCCGCCGGGCGGTCATTTCATCAAGATCGACAGGTTCACCGGCGCGCGTCTGCCCGACGATGCCTCCGGGGCGAATGTGGTTGCCGAATACTTCCGCGACGGCGAAGAGCCGATCTTCGGTGTCTCCTTCGACGGCGGTTTCGCCATGGGCTCCAACCTGCCGCTCTACGAGGAGGCCGCCCAGGCCCAGGGCCAGACCCAGGTCACCACCTCGACCGGCGAAACCACGACCATCGGGCCGCGCGCCGATTTCGGTACCTTGTCGTCGGGCGGCCTCTACTAG
- a CDS encoding N-acetylmuramoyl-L-alanine amidase: protein MKSLGMILRAGMLAVALLSGQGAVGPGALAQATLEAGQSRIRDRRGALEVDLRLTVPVPYRIFSLNDPMRIIFDFGGADLPLTPGKRLLQSKSVTAVQMGPVQPGWSRMVLELGAPMVLDRAGMTTDGGKGRLLARFVASDASAFDAGTGAGPDPDWARLRPALTLPAPEAGAHLRVLLDPGHGGLDPGAEYDGVTESHLMMTFATEVRTALMGAGFDVLLTRNGDQFIPLETRVEMAHAQGADLFISLHADALAEGRAWGATVHTLSPSASDEASRKLAERHRRGDLLSGIDLSHSDDVVADVLMDLARMETQPRSEALADAIVGQMRSQGLPLNTRPRRAAGYSVLKAPDIPSVLIETGFLSSPRDRRNLTDPAFRARMAAAVRDAVLTWQSQDRVLAGLRRR from the coding sequence GTGAAAAGTCTGGGGATGATCCTGCGGGCCGGGATGCTGGCGGTTGCGCTGCTGTCGGGGCAGGGGGCGGTCGGACCGGGGGCCTTGGCGCAAGCGACGCTGGAGGCCGGGCAAAGCCGCATTCGTGACCGGCGCGGTGCTCTGGAGGTCGATCTGCGCCTGACCGTCCCGGTGCCCTATCGCATCTTTAGCCTGAACGATCCGATGCGGATCATCTTCGATTTTGGCGGAGCCGATCTGCCTCTCACGCCGGGCAAGCGGTTGCTGCAATCCAAATCCGTCACGGCGGTGCAGATGGGGCCGGTACAGCCGGGGTGGTCCCGCATGGTTCTGGAACTTGGCGCGCCCATGGTGCTGGACCGCGCAGGGATGACGACCGATGGCGGCAAGGGGCGGCTGCTTGCCCGTTTCGTGGCGAGCGACGCCAGTGCCTTCGACGCCGGGACCGGGGCAGGGCCTGACCCGGACTGGGCGCGGTTGCGTCCTGCGCTGACCCTGCCGGCCCCCGAAGCCGGAGCGCACTTGCGCGTCCTTCTGGATCCGGGCCACGGCGGGCTGGATCCGGGGGCCGAATATGACGGGGTAACGGAATCCCACCTCATGATGACCTTCGCCACCGAGGTGCGTACAGCCTTGATGGGGGCAGGCTTTGACGTGCTTCTGACCCGCAATGGTGATCAGTTCATTCCCCTCGAAACCCGTGTCGAGATGGCCCATGCCCAGGGCGCCGACCTGTTCATCTCGCTTCACGCGGACGCGCTGGCCGAGGGGCGCGCCTGGGGCGCCACGGTCCACACCCTGTCGCCGAGCGCTTCGGACGAAGCGTCGCGCAAGCTGGCAGAGCGGCACCGGCGCGGCGACCTGCTGTCGGGCATCGACCTCAGCCATAGTGACGATGTGGTGGCCGACGTGCTGATGGACCTTGCCCGGATGGAGACGCAGCCGCGCAGCGAGGCGCTGGCCGATGCCATCGTCGGCCAGATGCGCAGCCAAGGATTGCCGCTGAATACGCGGCCCCGTCGCGCAGCGGGCTATTCGGTGCTGAAGGCCCCCGATATTCCCAGTGTGCTCATCGAGACCGGCTTTCTGTCCAGTCCGCGCGATCGGCGCAACCTGACCGATCCGGCCTTTCGCGCCCGGATGGCCGCTGCGGTCCGCGATGCTGTGCTGACCTGGCAGTCTCAGGACCGCGTTCTGGCAGGGCTGCGGCGGCGTTAG
- a CDS encoding winged helix DNA-binding protein yields the protein MTENPRRIVSSRHLAEGEGWEASEFEYGLIIAYNAFTRWMQRCMAAAGMPELSALEILVLHNTNSRDREKRLSDIAFLLNIEDTHLVNYALRKLLKLQLLESEKRGKEVFYRTSTEGRDLCQTYRRIREQCLLGAMPTASADGEELRRIAASLRALSGQYDQASRAAASL from the coding sequence ATGACCGAAAACCCCCGCCGCATCGTCTCCTCCCGCCACCTTGCCGAGGGCGAAGGCTGGGAAGCCTCCGAATTCGAATACGGTCTGATCATCGCCTACAACGCCTTCACCCGCTGGATGCAGCGCTGCATGGCTGCGGCAGGGATGCCGGAACTTTCGGCGCTCGAGATCCTGGTGCTGCACAACACCAACAGCCGTGACCGGGAAAAGCGTCTGTCCGACATCGCATTTCTGCTGAACATCGAGGACACGCACCTGGTGAACTACGCCCTGCGCAAACTGCTGAAACTGCAGCTTCTGGAAAGTGAAAAGCGCGGCAAGGAAGTCTTCTATCGCACTTCGACCGAAGGGCGTGATCTGTGCCAGACCTACCGCCGCATCCGCGAGCAATGTCTGTTGGGCGCCATGCCCACCGCTTCGGCCGACGGTGAGGAATTGCGCCGGATCGCCGCCTCCCTGCGCGCACTGTCAGGCCAGTACGATCAGGCAAGTCGGGCGGCGGCCTCTCTCTGA
- a CDS encoding TRAP transporter large permease, whose product MSDPLIFSILLVVLLALLAAGLWVAMALIALSLVALVCFANAPQGLVLATTLWGHSHSWSLAALPLFILMGEILLRSRLAGDMFSGLAPWLGRVPGRLLHVNVLGCAIFAAVSGSSAATAATIGRMSVPELTARGYPQQLILGTLAGSATLGLLIPPSIILIVYGVATEQSIARLFVAGILPGLMLVGLFAGYVGLRALLSPADIPDDGQSYTLREKLRASRRLLPVLVLILGVIGSIYTGVASPTDAAAVGVLLATILAFASGGFHWKDFFAALMSATKTSAMIAFILLGAAFLAISMGFTGIPRNLASWIGTMGLSPVALLAVLTLFFIVLGCFLDGISVVVLTTSIILPMVEAVGIDPLWFGIYLVLVVEMSQITPPVGFNLFVIQGLTGTDILQVAKAALPFFGLLLLGVVLITLFPGIVTMLPEAMGN is encoded by the coding sequence ATGTCCGATCCACTGATCTTCTCGATTCTGCTGGTGGTGCTGCTGGCGCTTCTGGCCGCTGGTCTCTGGGTCGCCATGGCGCTGATCGCTCTGTCGCTGGTGGCGCTGGTCTGCTTTGCCAATGCGCCGCAGGGGTTGGTGCTGGCGACGACCCTATGGGGGCATTCCCACAGCTGGTCGCTGGCCGCCTTGCCGCTGTTCATCCTGATGGGAGAGATCCTGTTGCGGTCCCGCCTGGCGGGGGACATGTTTTCCGGCCTCGCGCCATGGCTTGGCCGGGTACCGGGACGGTTGCTGCATGTGAACGTGCTGGGGTGCGCGATCTTCGCGGCGGTCTCGGGCTCTTCTGCGGCGACAGCGGCCACGATTGGACGGATGTCGGTGCCGGAACTGACAGCGCGGGGTTACCCGCAGCAACTGATCCTCGGCACTCTGGCAGGGTCCGCGACGCTTGGTTTGCTGATCCCGCCCTCGATCATCCTGATCGTCTACGGTGTTGCCACCGAACAAAGCATCGCTCGCCTCTTCGTCGCGGGCATCCTGCCGGGGCTGATGCTGGTGGGGCTTTTCGCGGGCTACGTCGGGTTGCGGGCGCTGCTGTCCCCGGCTGACATCCCAGACGACGGCCAAAGCTATACCCTTCGGGAAAAATTGCGCGCCTCGCGTCGCCTGTTGCCGGTGTTGGTGCTGATCCTCGGGGTGATCGGATCAATCTATACCGGGGTCGCCTCGCCTACGGATGCGGCGGCGGTCGGGGTGCTTCTGGCCACGATCCTTGCCTTTGCCTCGGGCGGCTTTCACTGGAAGGACTTCTTCGCGGCGCTGATGTCGGCGACGAAAACCTCGGCGATGATCGCCTTCATCCTGTTGGGCGCGGCCTTTCTTGCCATCTCCATGGGCTTCACCGGCATCCCGCGCAACCTTGCGTCCTGGATCGGGACCATGGGCCTGTCGCCGGTGGCGCTGTTGGCGGTACTGACACTGTTTTTCATTGTCCTGGGGTGTTTCCTGGACGGAATTTCGGTGGTCGTGCTGACAACCTCGATCATCCTGCCAATGGTCGAAGCCGTGGGGATCGATCCGCTCTGGTTCGGCATATACCTGGTTCTGGTCGTGGAAATGAGCCAGATCACCCCGCCGGTCGGTTTCAACCTGTTCGTCATCCAGGGCCTGACGGGAACTGATATCCTGCAAGTCGCCAAGGCCGCGCTGCCGTTCTTCGGGCTTCTGTTGCTCGGCGTCGTCTTGATTACCCTGTTCCCCGGTATCGTGACTATGCTACCGGAGGCGATGGGGAATTGA
- a CDS encoding TRAP transporter small permease yields MIRRCLDTLYLAGGICAAGAILAICLLVSAQVGLNILARLGGPGLSFTIPSYADFSGFFLATASFLALPYALRQGAHIRVNLVISRLPQRLAWAFEIAVLMIATGIAAYASYFVISLTQESLRYGDMSTGIVAVPLWIPQLAMDAGLVLLTLALAQTLVESLAAGRPVIVDGDEA; encoded by the coding sequence ATGATCCGGCGCTGTCTCGATACCCTCTACCTGGCGGGCGGCATCTGCGCCGCCGGGGCCATCCTGGCCATCTGCCTGCTGGTTTCGGCCCAGGTGGGCCTGAACATCCTGGCGCGGCTTGGCGGGCCGGGCCTGTCCTTCACCATCCCGTCCTATGCGGATTTCTCGGGGTTCTTCCTGGCAACGGCTAGCTTTCTGGCGCTGCCCTATGCGCTGCGCCAGGGCGCACATATCCGGGTGAACCTTGTGATTTCACGCCTGCCGCAACGGCTGGCCTGGGCGTTCGAGATCGCGGTGCTGATGATCGCCACCGGCATCGCCGCCTACGCCAGTTATTTCGTGATCAGCCTGACGCAGGAAAGCCTCCGCTACGGCGACATGTCCACCGGCATCGTGGCGGTGCCGCTGTGGATCCCGCAGCTGGCCATGGATGCGGGGCTGGTGCTGCTGACGCTGGCGCTGGCCCAGACCCTGGTGGAGAGCCTTGCGGCGGGGCGCCCGGTGATCGTCGACGGGGATGAAGCCTGA
- a CDS encoding TRAP transporter substrate-binding protein yields the protein MIRYAAALAAGMTLAAPALAETWNMPVPYGDTTFHTVNIREFASDVATATDGALEIEVHSAGSLFPHAEIKNAVRSRQVPIGEFLLSRLSNEDAAFGIDSQPFLATSYEEAMTLWEAQKPVITELMAEQDLMPLFSVPWPAQGLYTNGEIATVDDLSGLRFRAYNAALEQLATLAKAAPVQVEAPDIAQAFSTGQVEAMMTSPSTGANSSAWDYVNTYTAVDGWLPKNIVVVNKRMFDALPEDVQAAVMEAAAAAETRGWDMSAAEADEKKAVMAEHDMAIVTPTPELMEGLKGFGATMMEDWSASASDEGKAILDSYSAD from the coding sequence ATGATCCGCTATGCTGCCGCCCTTGCCGCCGGGATGACCCTGGCTGCGCCCGCCCTTGCCGAGACCTGGAACATGCCGGTTCCCTATGGCGATACGACCTTTCACACAGTGAACATCCGAGAATTCGCATCGGACGTCGCCACCGCCACGGACGGCGCGCTCGAGATCGAGGTGCATTCCGCGGGCTCTCTGTTCCCGCATGCGGAAATCAAGAACGCCGTGCGGTCGCGCCAGGTGCCGATCGGGGAATTCCTTCTGTCGCGCCTGTCCAACGAAGACGCGGCCTTCGGCATCGACAGCCAGCCCTTCCTTGCGACCTCCTACGAGGAGGCAATGACCCTTTGGGAGGCGCAGAAGCCCGTCATCACGGAGTTGATGGCCGAACAGGACCTGATGCCGCTGTTCTCGGTCCCATGGCCGGCGCAGGGTCTTTATACCAACGGCGAAATCGCGACTGTCGACGATCTGTCGGGGCTGCGTTTCCGGGCCTATAACGCCGCGCTGGAACAACTGGCCACCCTCGCCAAGGCCGCGCCGGTGCAGGTCGAAGCCCCCGATATCGCTCAGGCCTTTTCCACCGGTCAGGTGGAGGCGATGATGACCTCGCCTTCGACCGGGGCCAATTCCTCGGCCTGGGATTACGTCAATACCTACACGGCCGTCGATGGCTGGCTGCCCAAGAACATCGTCGTGGTGAACAAGCGCATGTTCGACGCGCTGCCCGAAGACGTGCAGGCCGCCGTGATGGAGGCCGCCGCCGCTGCCGAGACCCGCGGCTGGGACATGTCCGCTGCCGAAGCGGATGAGAAGAAAGCCGTCATGGCCGAGCACGACATGGCCATCGTCACCCCGACGCCCGAGTTGATGGAGGGCCTCAAGGGCTTTGGCGCCACGATGATGGAAGACTGGAGCGCCTCGGCTTCGGATGAAGGCAAGGCAATCCTGGACAGCTATTCCGCCGATTGA